A portion of the Thalassotalea sp. LPB0316 genome contains these proteins:
- the queF gene encoding NADPH-dependent 7-cyano-7-deazaguanine reductase QueF (Catalyzes the NADPH-dependent reduction of 7-cyano-7-deazaguanine (preQ0) to 7-aminomethyl-7-deazaguanine (preQ1) in queuosine biosynthesis): MTNYENAKALEGLTLGKSTDYASEYNPNLLQGVPRSLNREQINLSGQSLPFYGEDVWYGYELSWLNSKGKPVVAVAEFRVPATSENIVESKSFKLYLNSFNQSRFATREDVIERLIKDLSEIAKAPVKVTLFDVDNCPALNIKHLEAICIDECDIAVDDYQFDDTLLDDIHITQAPIVEEVLVSHLLKSNCLITNQPDWASVYISYQGKQVNRQALLAYLISFRQHNEFHEQCVERIFCDLQKYGQFDKLSVYARYTRRGGLDINPFRSTENITAPNARTLRQ, encoded by the coding sequence ATGACCAATTACGAAAACGCTAAAGCACTTGAAGGGCTAACACTGGGTAAATCAACCGATTACGCCAGTGAATATAACCCAAATCTTCTGCAAGGTGTACCGCGAAGTTTAAACCGTGAACAAATAAACTTATCAGGACAGTCCCTACCTTTTTATGGTGAAGATGTTTGGTATGGTTACGAGTTATCTTGGCTTAATAGTAAAGGTAAACCCGTAGTAGCCGTTGCTGAATTTAGGGTGCCAGCAACCAGCGAAAATATCGTTGAGTCAAAATCATTCAAACTCTATTTGAACAGTTTCAATCAAAGCCGTTTTGCCACACGTGAAGACGTAATAGAGCGTTTAATAAAAGATCTAAGCGAGATTGCCAAGGCGCCTGTAAAAGTCACTCTCTTTGATGTTGACAACTGCCCAGCACTTAACATCAAGCACCTTGAAGCAATTTGTATAGACGAATGCGATATTGCGGTAGACGATTATCAATTTGATGACACGTTACTTGATGATATTCATATAACTCAAGCGCCGATCGTTGAAGAAGTCTTAGTCAGTCACTTGCTTAAATCAAATTGTTTGATCACCAATCAACCAGACTGGGCAAGTGTTTACATTAGTTATCAAGGTAAACAGGTTAATCGCCAAGCGTTATTGGCCTATCTGATTTCCTTTCGCCAACACAATGAATTTCACGAACAGTGCGTTGAGCGTATTTTTTGCGATCTACAAAAATATGGCCAGTTTGACAAACTTAGTGTGTACGCACGCTATACCCGTAGAGGCGGCTTAGACATCAACCCCTTTAGAAGCACAGAAAATATTACCGCACCAAATGCGAGAACCTTGCGCCAATAA
- a CDS encoding M61 family metallopeptidase codes for MTRFLPFSFSTLNKPLATIFSCVGLSLAFSAQADVIVDINIDKPEHHLSRISLSFEPSDQKQVVLELPVWRTGRYEILNIANGVRHFSATDEQGQLLNWHKTAKDTWVIENTTGQVNVSYQLYANQLAKRTRHIDDSHAFLDASAVVMYSKASRDEKHIINLTVPAGWKSVSGLPFGEHEHQFIAPNYDVLVDSPIETGVLKHHEFKVDGRDYELAIWGDGNYVEKDMIRDLKKLVKTGYAIWPDYPYERYVFMVHATSGARGATEHLNSTIIQRNRYSFNKREDYLSFLSTASHEFVHTWNVKQYRPEGLVPYDYQHENYSNLLWLSEGSTSYFQNQLLARADIMTTQEFLRDLAKRVNGYLRKPGRDSQSIADASFDKWIDQGGDYGKNHSVNIYSEGYLTSWLLDFAIIEDTRMKKSYRDVHSALYQEFRLPKSFNDQDVLAILKDLTGNSYESWWQENVEGTPTPDFDKLLKKAGLKMSYGSKDKAKPWTGMSTQAVQSGLKVTAVEKNSPAWQAGFTLDDIIIAIDGLRMADTSLDKRLDNFAPEQEVVISFFRRDKLMEKTVRLGALPAGNLTIVPVDKPSKRQKQFFKAWTGVSFPKS; via the coding sequence ATGACGCGATTTTTACCATTTTCTTTTTCAACATTAAACAAACCGCTAGCAACCATTTTCTCTTGTGTTGGCTTGAGTTTAGCCTTTAGTGCTCAGGCCGATGTGATTGTCGATATTAACATTGATAAACCTGAACATCATTTATCACGAATTAGCTTGTCGTTTGAACCAAGCGACCAAAAGCAGGTAGTACTGGAGCTTCCTGTTTGGCGCACAGGCCGATACGAAATCCTCAATATTGCTAACGGTGTTAGACACTTTAGCGCGACAGATGAACAAGGGCAGTTACTTAATTGGCATAAAACAGCAAAAGATACTTGGGTAATTGAAAATACCACAGGGCAAGTTAACGTGAGTTATCAACTGTACGCCAATCAGTTAGCAAAACGCACTCGACATATAGACGACAGTCATGCGTTTTTAGACGCTTCAGCGGTAGTGATGTATTCAAAAGCCTCGCGAGACGAAAAGCACATTATCAATTTAACGGTGCCAGCTGGTTGGAAAAGTGTATCAGGCTTACCGTTTGGTGAGCATGAGCATCAGTTTATCGCCCCCAATTATGACGTACTTGTTGACTCGCCAATAGAGACTGGCGTGTTAAAGCATCACGAATTTAAAGTGGACGGTCGCGACTATGAATTAGCCATTTGGGGCGATGGCAACTATGTCGAAAAAGATATGATTCGCGATTTGAAAAAGTTGGTTAAAACAGGCTATGCGATCTGGCCGGATTACCCCTACGAACGTTACGTTTTCATGGTACATGCAACCAGTGGTGCTCGCGGCGCAACCGAACATTTAAACTCGACCATTATTCAGCGCAATCGTTATTCATTTAACAAGCGAGAAGATTACTTGAGCTTTTTATCAACGGCGTCACATGAGTTTGTTCACACATGGAACGTAAAGCAATATCGCCCTGAAGGGCTGGTACCTTATGATTACCAACACGAAAACTACTCAAATCTACTGTGGTTATCAGAAGGTTCGACGAGTTATTTTCAAAATCAACTATTAGCCCGTGCTGACATCATGACAACACAAGAGTTTTTGCGCGATTTGGCTAAACGGGTTAATGGATATCTGCGCAAACCAGGTCGAGATAGCCAAAGTATTGCTGATGCCAGTTTTGATAAATGGATTGATCAGGGAGGGGACTATGGTAAAAACCACAGTGTTAACATCTATTCTGAAGGTTATTTAACCTCTTGGTTATTAGACTTCGCGATTATCGAAGACACACGGATGAAGAAAAGCTATCGCGATGTTCACAGTGCGCTTTATCAAGAATTTAGATTGCCTAAGAGTTTTAACGATCAAGATGTACTGGCAATATTAAAAGATTTAACGGGTAACTCTTATGAATCTTGGTGGCAGGAAAATGTTGAAGGAACACCAACGCCAGATTTTGATAAGCTGCTAAAAAAAGCAGGCTTGAAAATGAGTTATGGCAGCAAAGACAAAGCTAAGCCGTGGACGGGAATGTCGACACAAGCTGTGCAAAGTGGTTTAAAGGTCACTGCTGTTGAGAAAAATAGCCCAGCATGGCAAGCCGGCTTTACGCTTGATGACATTATTATTGCCATTGACGGTTTGAGAATGGCCGATACTTCGCTAGACAAACGCTTGGACAACTTTGCACCGGAGCAAGAAGTTGTGATTAGCTTTTTTAGACGCGATAAGTTGATGGAAAAAACCGTGCGTTTGGGGGCGTTGCCTGCAGGAAATCTGACCATAGTACCGGTTGATAAACCATCTAAACGCCAAAAACAATTCTTTAAAGCTTGGACTGGCGTTAGCTTTCCAAAGAGCTAA
- a CDS encoding DUF962 domain-containing protein, whose protein sequence is MSEKKYQSFAEFYPFYLSQHQNGICRALHYLGSAIALYCLSKVFQSGDWSYLLYGLIGGYGCAWIGHFFFEKNKPATFQYPLYSFIADWRMLWDFLTGKLR, encoded by the coding sequence ATGTCTGAAAAAAAATATCAAAGCTTTGCTGAGTTCTACCCGTTTTACTTATCTCAACATCAAAACGGTATTTGCCGTGCACTGCATTATTTGGGCAGTGCTATTGCGCTTTATTGCCTATCGAAAGTATTTCAATCTGGCGACTGGAGTTACTTACTCTACGGTCTAATAGGCGGATATGGTTGTGCTTGGATTGGTCATTTCTTTTTTGAAAAAAACAAGCCGGCGACTTTTCAATATCCACTCTATAGTTTTATTGCCGACTGGCGCATGTTGTGGGACTTTCTTACTGGCAAGCTGCGCTAA
- a CDS encoding DUF3192 domain-containing protein gives MKKSLLTIALVAPLVLGLSACSINIGGEDSYHSSKHGEEYNNRQQIANLRVDTPYVEVVNRMGVAAFNETYEKNGETIQVLYYRTQRKHSDGMTTKDECTPLIFKGGLLKSWGDMALTQI, from the coding sequence ATGAAAAAGTCACTTTTAACTATCGCATTAGTTGCACCATTAGTATTAGGCTTGTCGGCATGTTCTATTAACATTGGTGGCGAAGATAGTTATCACTCGAGTAAGCATGGCGAAGAGTACAACAACAGACAGCAGATTGCTAATTTGCGCGTTGATACGCCATACGTTGAAGTGGTTAACCGTATGGGAGTTGCTGCGTTTAATGAAACCTATGAAAAAAATGGTGAGACTATTCAGGTGCTTTACTACCGTACACAACGCAAGCATAGTGACGGAATGACTACTAAAGATGAATGTACACCACTTATTTTTAAAGGTGGATTATTAAAAAGCTGGGGTGATATGGCGCTAACGCAAATTTAG
- a CDS encoding GNAT family N-acetyltransferase, with translation MSSEAAVQNKPEIRAEYLSAEDLKIAASLLYQAYHDDPLFLEIFNGEKEDYEQRLRAAIREELSAFWQASQPIVGLYLGEAMVGVACLNSPDQTVESERFWHWRLKMLLGAGYLSTKQMIEKEKTIMSAVPMKHYHMLSFIAIHPLHQHHGFGHYLMAAVDTILQEHSLSEGVAVFATMQKYREFFNDVDYQVVKELSFGKVSGALMVHYRHS, from the coding sequence ATGAGTAGTGAAGCCGCAGTGCAAAATAAACCAGAAATTAGGGCGGAGTATTTAAGCGCCGAAGATCTAAAAATAGCCGCGTCGCTGCTTTATCAGGCGTATCACGACGATCCGTTATTTTTAGAAATATTTAACGGTGAAAAAGAAGATTATGAACAACGCTTGCGCGCCGCAATTCGCGAAGAGCTATCGGCCTTTTGGCAAGCGAGTCAGCCGATTGTGGGGTTGTATTTAGGTGAGGCTATGGTTGGTGTTGCTTGTTTAAATAGCCCTGATCAAACCGTTGAGTCAGAGCGTTTTTGGCACTGGCGATTAAAAATGTTGTTGGGTGCAGGTTATTTAAGCACTAAACAAATGATTGAAAAAGAAAAAACAATCATGAGCGCTGTACCGATGAAGCATTATCACATGCTATCTTTTATTGCGATTCACCCTTTACATCAACACCATGGTTTTGGTCACTATTTAATGGCAGCGGTTGATACCATTTTACAAGAGCATTCGCTCAGTGAAGGCGTTGCTGTATTCGCGACCATGCAAAAGTACCGCGAATTTTTTAATGACGTTGACTACCAGGTGGTTAAAGAGCTTTCTTTTGGTAAAGTTTCTGGCGCGTTAATGGTTCACTATCGACATTCTTAA
- a CDS encoding tetratricopeptide repeat protein, with protein MKKVLSIFALAGAFLLAPSTKAEQIEPCQTDECVEYFKQFKKGAKRGHLQAYATLGQFYYVGYGTEIDEDKALKYLNKAARKGEQSSQYLVGAISLISDENKDLDKAVKYLEKVAKSNYKDSNFLLGTLYVNDKYLPRDFEKADFYLAKAYKQRDPRMPELLTSVADDLEKHKASFPLLTKQMNKKPMLKTDGEAFEWPKTNIEVITINSPPLTTRFDEQIVTFKKRKKTTGSKFQGSTCDEQVSCYQVKLNGQSVDTFFNVTSAFSYSN; from the coding sequence ATGAAAAAAGTACTATCAATATTTGCACTAGCCGGTGCATTTTTACTCGCGCCATCGACAAAGGCAGAACAAATTGAACCATGCCAAACAGATGAGTGCGTAGAGTATTTTAAGCAGTTTAAAAAAGGCGCAAAACGCGGTCATTTGCAGGCTTATGCTACTTTAGGCCAGTTTTATTATGTCGGCTACGGCACCGAAATAGATGAAGATAAAGCGTTAAAGTATTTGAATAAGGCTGCCCGCAAAGGTGAGCAATCTTCACAATATTTAGTTGGCGCAATTTCACTGATCAGCGATGAAAACAAAGATCTCGATAAAGCGGTTAAGTATTTAGAAAAGGTTGCTAAGTCGAATTACAAAGATTCTAATTTTTTACTCGGTACCTTGTATGTTAACGATAAATACCTGCCAAGAGACTTTGAAAAAGCAGATTTTTATTTAGCTAAAGCTTACAAGCAAAGAGATCCGAGAATGCCTGAACTATTGACTTCAGTGGCGGATGACCTAGAAAAACACAAAGCAAGCTTCCCTTTATTGACAAAGCAAATGAATAAGAAGCCGATGCTTAAAACTGACGGGGAAGCATTTGAATGGCCGAAAACCAATATTGAAGTTATTACCATCAATTCACCACCGCTAACCACACGGTTTGACGAGCAAATCGTCACCTTTAAAAAGCGTAAGAAAACTACTGGCTCTAAATTCCAAGGTTCTACGTGTGACGAGCAGGTCAGTTGTTATCAAGTTAAACTAAATGGCCAAAGTGTTGATACCTTCTTTAATGTGACGTCTGCTTTCTCATATTCCAATTAA
- the yfbR gene encoding 5'-deoxynucleotidase: MKQSNFIAWIYRMPLIKRWALMHCIKPENVAEHSHLVAVIAHLLAVIRNTKFGGTLNADRASTLALFHECSEARHQDINHNTKYHNPEITREFKRLEKLAEQECIDSLPEDFRDIYNAIIIQDNVDAEYKQLIKAADLLSAYLKTLDELHFGNQEFAHVKVNLDNKLEKIKQELPEVQYFLDIFAKSCTATVDQLSGM, encoded by the coding sequence ATGAAACAAAGTAATTTTATTGCATGGATTTATCGCATGCCGCTCATCAAACGATGGGCGCTGATGCATTGTATAAAGCCAGAAAATGTTGCCGAGCACTCTCATTTAGTCGCGGTCATCGCACATTTGCTCGCCGTTATTCGCAATACCAAATTTGGCGGAACATTAAATGCTGACAGGGCCTCTACCCTCGCGCTATTTCACGAGTGCAGCGAAGCGCGCCACCAAGATATTAATCACAACACCAAATATCACAACCCAGAAATCACCCGAGAATTTAAACGCTTAGAAAAGCTTGCAGAGCAAGAGTGTATTGATTCATTGCCAGAAGATTTTCGCGACATCTATAATGCGATAATCATTCAAGATAATGTCGACGCGGAGTATAAACAGCTAATAAAAGCTGCCGATTTACTCTCTGCTTACCTAAAAACCCTCGATGAACTGCACTTTGGTAACCAAGAGTTTGCCCATGTAAAAGTTAATTTAGACAATAAGCTAGAAAAAATTAAACAAGAACTACCTGAAGTTCAGTACTTTTTAGATATCTTTGCTAAAAGCTGTACAGCAACAGTTGATCAATTATCAGGCATGTAA
- a CDS encoding pyridoxal phosphate-dependent aminotransferase, whose translation MKNIEKSSKLDNVCYDIRGQIAQEAKRLEEEGHKILKLNIGNPAPFGFEAPDDILKDVIRQLPTAQGYSDSKGIYSARVAVMQYFQQQGILNVEVDDIFIGNGVSELIVMAMQGLLNNDDEVLIPAPDYPLWTAAVSLSGGSPIHYRCDEENDWFPNIDDIKAKINDKTKAIVLINPNNPTGAVYSKEILEAIIDLAREHQLIVFSDEIYDKILYDGAVHTPTARLAEDVLIITMGGLSKNYRIAGFRAGWMVITGPKQYAQSYIEGLNMLASMRLCANVPSQHAIQTALGGYQSINELISEGGRLKKQRDIAYEGINAIDGLSCKKAMGALYLFVKVDKEKFNITNDEQMVLDILMQEKILLVHGRGFNIKAPNYFRLVFLPHEDELIPAIERLAHFFKTYRQGDIDETK comes from the coding sequence ATGAAAAACATCGAAAAATCTTCAAAACTTGACAACGTGTGCTACGACATTCGAGGTCAAATTGCCCAAGAGGCCAAACGGCTTGAAGAAGAAGGTCACAAAATCTTAAAACTCAACATTGGTAACCCTGCACCATTTGGCTTTGAAGCGCCTGACGATATTTTAAAAGACGTCATACGCCAACTTCCGACCGCTCAAGGTTATAGCGACTCAAAAGGCATTTACTCAGCGCGCGTAGCAGTGATGCAATACTTCCAACAACAAGGTATTTTAAATGTTGAAGTTGACGATATTTTTATCGGCAATGGTGTTAGTGAGCTTATCGTAATGGCAATGCAAGGCTTGCTCAATAATGACGATGAAGTGCTTATCCCTGCGCCTGATTACCCCTTGTGGACGGCAGCAGTGTCGTTATCTGGAGGCTCGCCAATTCATTACCGCTGTGATGAAGAGAACGACTGGTTTCCAAATATTGACGATATCAAAGCAAAAATTAATGATAAAACCAAAGCCATTGTTTTAATCAACCCAAATAATCCAACGGGTGCCGTTTATTCAAAAGAAATACTTGAAGCAATTATTGACCTTGCTCGTGAACATCAACTCATTGTCTTTAGTGACGAGATTTACGATAAAATTTTGTACGATGGTGCGGTCCATACGCCGACTGCTCGCTTAGCAGAAGATGTTTTGATCATCACCATGGGTGGCTTATCTAAAAACTACCGCATTGCTGGATTTAGAGCGGGTTGGATGGTAATAACCGGCCCTAAACAATATGCGCAAAGCTATATTGAAGGGTTAAATATGCTTGCTTCAATGCGCTTGTGTGCCAACGTCCCCTCTCAGCACGCCATTCAAACGGCATTAGGTGGCTACCAAAGTATTAATGAGCTGATCAGCGAAGGCGGACGATTAAAGAAACAACGCGATATTGCTTATGAGGGCATCAATGCGATTGACGGCCTCTCCTGTAAAAAAGCGATGGGCGCACTATACTTGTTTGTTAAGGTTGATAAAGAAAAATTCAACATTACCAACGACGAACAAATGGTGCTCGATATTCTTATGCAAGAAAAAATCCTTTTAGTGCACGGTCGCGGGTTCAACATCAAAGCGCCAAATTATTTTAGGTTGGTATTTTTACCGCACGAAGATGAACTGATCCCAGCAATCGAGCGCTTGGCGCACTTCTTCAAAACCTATCGCCAAGGTGATATCGATGAAACAAAGTAA
- the syd gene encoding SecY-interacting protein: MKSSNPLFDPIMAFANNFVSQCEQVYGHKPYLEKDDEWPSPCLCGERDQQNDYWQPVAIEEALSFSNVEEALDIKLHQSIIDYYTAIYSEPVPAQTDDGLLELLFAWNLEDFERLQRNIIGHVLMKQKLNQPVTIFFAVTDQEDIILSVDNESGEVWAEKVGKLPHKKVANSLSEFIELIDNYVAEPQ; this comes from the coding sequence ATGAAATCATCAAATCCGTTATTTGACCCAATCATGGCCTTTGCCAATAACTTTGTTAGCCAATGCGAGCAAGTTTACGGTCATAAACCTTATCTTGAAAAAGATGACGAATGGCCATCGCCGTGTTTGTGTGGTGAACGAGATCAACAAAATGACTACTGGCAACCTGTAGCGATAGAAGAAGCCTTAAGTTTTAGTAATGTTGAAGAAGCTCTCGATATTAAACTTCACCAAAGCATCATCGATTATTACACCGCTATTTATTCTGAGCCGGTGCCTGCACAAACAGATGATGGCTTACTTGAATTGTTATTTGCGTGGAACCTTGAAGATTTTGAAAGGCTACAGCGCAATATTATCGGCCATGTTTTAATGAAGCAAAAACTTAATCAACCGGTGACCATCTTTTTCGCGGTGACCGACCAAGAAGATATTATTTTATCGGTTGACAATGAATCAGGTGAGGTTTGGGCTGAGAAAGTGGGTAAGCTGCCACATAAAAAAGTGGCTAATAGCTTATCTGAGTTTATCGAGTTAATTGATAACTATGTGGCTGAGCCTCAATAA
- a CDS encoding GGDEF domain-containing protein — translation MNSEAVEAGQLKRLQEKLNNAIASRAALEEDLSAQSSLFLQFIDKLSRVCKGMDLELDNKLANFRSLINKSEPIEVIEQHINAISILLKQQATKNEVNIRLVQEKFHEASTALQKSKGLPPQTRRQLRELISETGNGKDTLIQYMPVLSELLELYAQAINAKDTAPKQGLLNNNGSPAPAPIDQSLLEKVIESINKLSLSARYQQQLTQLKEQINNSDNTDEIINSIVNAFSLIASDLKEERDSAKSFLSSLSTTLTTVQKAVSSTLVENDENLKKHHELNSALNSKLDEISHSIDVSESLNQVKDEISHKLLSIANIIEKKVDVEQDTHQKLERKLKAMEAKVKQLDTESKTFERKLQKQIQKNFTDPLTKLGNRAAFDDAMNKALNHHAKNQANTAVVVMDLDNFKQINDTFGHTAGDKTLQVIAKTIQATIAKGAFAARYGGEEFVLIYRDIEHEHLLTELESVRAKIASLPFKFKNKKVSITVSIGATHVKQGDNVFICFERADNAMYQAKTTGKNKVVYDA, via the coding sequence ATGAATTCAGAAGCCGTTGAAGCAGGACAATTAAAAAGACTTCAAGAAAAGCTTAACAACGCTATCGCGTCTAGGGCGGCACTTGAGGAAGATTTAAGCGCTCAGTCCTCTTTATTTCTCCAATTTATCGATAAACTGTCTCGCGTCTGTAAAGGCATGGATCTTGAGTTAGATAACAAGCTGGCTAACTTTCGCTCGTTAATTAACAAATCTGAACCCATTGAAGTTATTGAACAGCACATCAATGCCATTTCTATTTTGCTCAAACAACAAGCCACCAAGAACGAAGTCAATATTCGTTTGGTGCAAGAAAAGTTTCACGAAGCGAGTACCGCGCTACAAAAATCCAAAGGACTACCACCACAAACTCGACGTCAGCTACGAGAATTAATCAGCGAAACCGGTAACGGCAAAGATACCTTAATTCAGTACATGCCTGTATTAAGCGAGTTGTTGGAACTCTATGCACAAGCAATTAACGCCAAAGATACCGCGCCCAAGCAAGGCTTACTGAATAATAATGGCTCACCTGCTCCCGCGCCAATCGATCAAAGCTTACTTGAGAAAGTCATTGAATCGATAAATAAACTATCGCTTTCTGCTCGTTATCAACAACAATTAACTCAACTGAAAGAACAAATTAATAACAGCGATAACACTGATGAAATCATAAATTCAATCGTTAATGCCTTTTCGTTAATTGCTTCTGATCTCAAAGAAGAGCGCGATTCAGCAAAGTCCTTTTTATCTTCGTTAAGTACAACCCTCACCACGGTCCAAAAAGCCGTGAGTTCAACCTTGGTAGAAAACGATGAAAATTTGAAAAAGCATCATGAACTAAACAGCGCGCTAAACAGTAAACTCGATGAAATCTCTCACTCTATTGATGTTTCTGAATCACTCAACCAAGTCAAAGATGAGATCAGTCACAAGCTATTATCGATTGCTAACATCATTGAAAAGAAAGTTGATGTTGAACAAGATACGCATCAAAAGTTAGAGCGAAAATTAAAAGCAATGGAGGCCAAAGTTAAACAGCTCGATACCGAGAGCAAAACGTTTGAACGCAAGTTGCAAAAACAGATTCAGAAAAACTTTACCGATCCATTAACCAAACTAGGCAACCGCGCAGCCTTCGACGACGCGATGAATAAAGCGCTTAACCATCATGCAAAAAACCAAGCAAATACCGCCGTTGTGGTAATGGATCTTGATAATTTCAAACAGATCAATGACACCTTCGGCCACACAGCTGGTGACAAAACGTTGCAGGTAATCGCAAAAACCATTCAAGCGACCATCGCTAAAGGTGCATTTGCCGCCAGGTATGGTGGTGAAGAATTTGTGCTAATTTATCGCGATATTGAACACGAACACTTATTAACAGAACTTGAGTCTGTTCGCGCCAAAATCGCCAGCTTACCCTTTAAGTTTAAAAATAAAAAAGTCAGTATTACCGTATCTATTGGTGCTACTCACGTTAAACAGGGCGATAACGTGTTTATCTGTTTCGAACGAGCCGATAACGCCATGTACCAAGCAAAAACCACAGGAAAAAATAAAGTAGTCTACGACGCATAG
- a CDS encoding DUF2789 domain-containing protein: protein MDRSSHTLACLFSQLGLNNSEQQIAQFIEQHKGIADDIALYEAEFWNQAQASFLQEALAEDSDWAEVVDGLSARLR, encoded by the coding sequence ATGGATCGTTCATCACATACACTTGCGTGTTTATTTTCACAATTAGGGTTAAATAACAGTGAACAGCAAATAGCGCAGTTTATTGAGCAACACAAAGGTATTGCCGATGACATTGCACTGTATGAAGCTGAGTTTTGGAATCAAGCGCAAGCCTCTTTTTTACAAGAGGCTCTTGCTGAAGACTCTGACTGGGCAGAGGTTGTTGACGGCCTTAGCGCGCGCCTGCGGTAA
- the ppnN gene encoding nucleotide 5'-monophosphate nucleosidase PpnN has product MHVQINPVGSISLLSHLEIQLLHKQTDANLYELYKNCSLAVLNVGSNTDNAEEIFDKYKDFAIDVIRRERGIKIALHNPPKDAFVDGKIIKGIKEHLSAVLRDILYTNFRYVNVSLPNISPSDKNTHIVFDILRNAKAIRPETNANLITCWGGHSINLNEYKYTKMVGYELGLRKFNICTGCGPGAMKGPMKGANIGHAKQRISDGRYLGLTEPSIIAAEPPNPIVNELVIMPDIEKRLEGFVRLSHGIIIFPGGAGTAEELLYILGILLHPKNAAQRLPIILTGPIESKAYFEEIDAFIGATLGKEAQSLYQIIIDDPKAVAQSLKKGLEEVMQYRSKTGDGYHFNWSLHIDDEFQHPFDPSHENMAALAIEKSLATQTLAANLRRIFSGIVAGNVKAEGIKAIRENGPFHISGQKEIMQRVDKLLQSFVEQSRMKLPGSTYTPCYKIVGE; this is encoded by the coding sequence ATGCATGTTCAAATTAATCCTGTAGGAAGTATTAGCCTACTTTCCCATTTAGAGATCCAATTATTACATAAGCAAACCGATGCTAACCTTTACGAGCTGTATAAAAACTGCTCGCTTGCCGTACTCAATGTTGGCAGTAACACAGACAATGCAGAAGAGATTTTTGATAAATATAAAGACTTTGCGATTGATGTCATTCGCCGAGAGCGCGGGATTAAAATCGCGCTCCACAACCCGCCTAAAGATGCCTTTGTTGACGGTAAAATCATCAAAGGCATCAAAGAACATTTAAGTGCGGTTTTAAGGGATATTCTCTACACCAATTTCCGTTACGTGAATGTTTCATTGCCGAACATTTCACCCAGTGACAAAAACACCCATATTGTTTTTGATATCCTGCGCAATGCCAAAGCCATTAGACCAGAAACTAATGCCAACTTGATCACCTGTTGGGGTGGCCATTCAATTAACCTCAACGAATATAAGTACACTAAAATGGTGGGGTATGAGCTTGGCCTGCGCAAATTTAACATCTGCACAGGTTGTGGTCCAGGTGCCATGAAAGGCCCTATGAAAGGAGCCAATATTGGTCACGCCAAACAACGCATTAGCGATGGTCGATACCTAGGGTTGACCGAGCCAAGTATTATTGCCGCTGAGCCACCTAACCCAATCGTGAATGAATTGGTGATCATGCCTGATATTGAAAAACGCCTCGAGGGCTTTGTTCGGCTGTCTCACGGTATTATTATTTTCCCAGGAGGTGCGGGAACCGCTGAAGAGCTGCTCTATATTTTGGGTATCTTGCTACACCCCAAAAATGCCGCTCAACGATTACCGATCATTTTGACAGGTCCGATAGAAAGCAAAGCTTATTTTGAAGAAATTGATGCTTTTATTGGTGCAACATTAGGAAAAGAAGCCCAATCGCTTTATCAAATAATTATTGATGATCCTAAAGCCGTCGCTCAATCACTTAAAAAAGGACTTGAGGAAGTTATGCAATATCGCAGTAAAACTGGCGACGGCTATCACTTTAATTGGTCATTACACATTGATGATGAGTTCCAACACCCATTTGATCCCAGTCATGAAAACATGGCCGCATTGGCTATTGAAAAATCATTAGCGACCCAAACATTAGCCGCAAACCTGCGCAGGATATTTTCAGGTATTGTCGCGGGCAACGTAAAAGCAGAAGGTATCAAAGCTATCCGAGAAAACGGGCCGTTTCATATTTCGGGACAAAAAGAAATTATGCAACGCGTCGACAAGCTGTTACAGTCGTTTGTAGAACAATCGAGGATGAAGTTGCCGGGTTCAACGTATACCCCGTGCTACAAAATCGTAGGAGAGTAA